The DNA segment ttagAAATGGCTGCATTTTCATCATACAAGAATCTTTAATGCTTTTTTCAGGCAACCCAATCTCTCGAGGTAATTAAACACAagtttatgcataaaaatatgCAAACTggattcattaaatttaaccaaataaaatataaacaacTTCATAGCAAAAGCAAAGTATGTCATAAATAATCTGATAACCTCACTAATCCCATTTCTTCAATTCCATGCCGTCTGGGGCGCTTCCGTCCACCTTTTTTTACCCTACTTCTTTCCATTGAGTTGATAACACAGTCCCATTCAATTCAACCTGAAAAATGTATCACACGGCAATTCAAATTATACACAACCGAATTCCTATGTAGATGATTTATTAAGTAATTTTAGGTTTATGAAAAAAGGTGATGGTCatacaaaagattttctcatgGCTCTTCTAGTGTCCTCATCTGCATCTTTGTAAATGTCTCGGAAAAATTTGTTCAAAGTCCACTCTTTTTGGCTTGGAGGAAGGATAAGTAGGTTTCTGGTTACCTGATAAAGTAAAGTTAAAGAGTTGTTAAGCAAAGGTGATTGGTGTCAAGTCTTTTAATGTATAAACCTTAGCCAATGGGGCAAGACAGTTGGTAGAGCAGCTAGCATTGGACACTATTAATATTTGTCTTGTAATCCTTCTCATTCACACCCACAACAAACATACGAGCGTCCTTACTCGGGGCAAAAATCACAACCTTCTTCGCGCCTCCCTAATAGTACATCAGAGAGCCAAAAAACAAATACGGTAAAATCAAAAGTACACTATGATAAAACGAACATGGGAACACTTAATTCTTGAGCTTGTTACTTTCGAGAGAAATTTATTTCAGGTTATTGAAAGGAAAACCTTCAAATGTGCAAGCAACCTTGTCTTCGCCTGTGAAAACTCCAGTGGACTCCACAAAAAAAATCAGCTCCAGCTCCAGCTCCAGCCCATGGGATTTCTTTTGAGTTCCTaatcatccaaaatcaaattcacattaaaaacacacaaaaaaactATGACTCCAACTAATATAGGATGTATGCACGCATCTCACCGCCATATTGGGAGATAGTTGCACTTTGTTATAACATACCAAAAAACCATAAATTATGTTACCAATACAAACAAATCAATCGCCAGAAAAAAAATACTTGTCATCACATCATATGCGAATATAGAAAGGTATATATATAAACAGAACCAGATATATCTCATACATTAAGATCCAATCAATGGATATAAAATTAAAACCAATTTTGTCTTACCCCTTCAAGTAATTCGGCAACTTCAGCCACCAAAGACCGGATCTACACAAATGCATAAAATCCCAATATTGAATTCCACAATATTCATTACTCATTAGCACAACCCTACAAAAATTCAGAACTAAAATACATGTCAAAATACCTGTTCTGTGAGCCTTCTCTCATAAAAATACTTGACGACAAAATCATCCCTTAACATAATCAAATGGTTAATCTATCAATGTTGCTCAGAAcacaaaaaggaaaagaaacaaAACAATATCACTAGGTATCAAGTTAAATATACATACGATATTGttaattttaagtatatttGGAACATGCAAAACAGTTTTTTTAATGTATCTGCAAAGGGTACATTTATCTATGTTCACAGAACCATGAGAAAACTcaatccataattaataatattacatAAGTTGCATGCATGCAACAGAAGTCAATACCCGAACCATATATCATTTCTTGTTGTTAAAATACACGAactgtatattttaatttagatgCCATCTTTATCAATAACCATAGTAGAACAAGAATCACAGGCATcgttcaatatatatataaaatagtgctttatttttaatcaaagaATCCACCACCACCACATGAGATAGAATAAAACCAACTCCTTCACCAAAACCTCAAAATTCAAGAACCCGTTTCTCAATTCACGGTTTTTAATGTGAAGAATATCATAAACAAGAAAACAAAACACTACTCTTCACATAAAAAACACAATCTTTCGACCAAAAAATGTCTCTTTTCTCTGAGATAAGattgaaatgtaaaaaaatcaatcaaaagaCACATAAAGCAATATGAAAAAGAACCTGAAAAAGTGAGGGGGAGGAGGACCTAGAAAAAGGTGGCCATAGCGATTTGCTAAGCAAACTCTCTTGAATCTCAGCCACGACGCCGCTTTATAGTTGGCTGTATCAATTTATATGACGCGTTTATATAATAAAGAATGAAATAAATGGTATTAAATTTCCCCCAACTATATTATAGTACTATCTCAGGAAGAGAAATTGTGAAAAAACACTTACGATCGTAGAGATATTTATATTTCAGCTAGACAAACTAGAGCATAGCAAATTGCCTTAGGAACAAAATACCTTCCATACATTCACTCATACCTTGAGAATACGAAAATGGAACAAAATAGACTTAAATTTGTAGgagacatatatatatttcagcAAGTTCCTCCATGCCTCGTGATCTGCCAGGAATCAAGAGATCTATACCTAACATACTAATCATCTGTTCCAAACAAGTTATAAGAACAAGCCAGAATCGATGAACTTCAAAGTGTAGTCATTTAACACGAATAACAAAAAGAATCGGTGTGTATAAAACTCGGGGTAAACTCAGAGTTCTAAGACAGTAAACTAGAGTAATTTCTTTTACTCTAAACTCAGAAACACAGTCATAAGACAGTAAAATCGGGGTTCTAAGATTGATAGTATGGAAGAAATTACAAGAATTTTAACATAGCTCTATCGAATTACTAAACTAAAGCGTATAAAACTGCATAAATGCCAGAATAGAAAATCAAAGTAGTACTGGGTGATACTCAAGAAGAAACCAGGAAAACTAATTGCAACTAAACTAAAGCGTATAAAACTGCATAACTGCTGAATAGCAGGCATACGACACTTCTCTATGAGCACATCAAATTTTGCCACTCTCTACCAGCAAAACTAATTGCAAACGTAAATAATCAAACCCCAATTGTTAAATCTTTTTGCTTCAGGCATAATATTAATAATCCCCAAGGCTCAAATTAAACCCAAATTTCCAATCCCACATAAAGATCCGGTCTCCGCAGCTGCAAGATGCAAGCTAATAAAAAAACGAAAAAATGGACCTTCTTGCAAGTTAAAGGAGAAGCCAGAAAGTAAACGCAATCCGTGTTCCTCTTGACGACTTCTTCCTCAACAAGTGAAGGGCCCGCCATCCTCCGAagcttcaaaaaataaaaaataaacagaTATTGGTGCGGATCTAGGGTTTAAGAATAATCTGATAAGGGATGGAAGAATCAGAGAGACGAATACATACAGAGATTCAGAAGAGCTCGCAGAAACATCCAAAATCTGAATTCCAAATAATAACGAAATTATTTTGGTGAATTTCACAATTAACTTCCTTGCGTCAATCGAGAGCCGAGCTTCGCCTAAGAAGAGAGCTTAACATCGAGATTTCCTTGAATTTTTTTCGCGCCTCTTTGCGGAGCTCTTCTCATCCCGACTCCtgcaaaattccaaaaaaatgaAGCCATGAAAATGAAGGTGAAGGTTGTGCGATTTGCTTAGAGGAGTGGCCATTTGGTGAGGATGAGGAGCGGAGAGAAGAGAGGAGGCAAAGAAGAATCGTGGGTGAACGGGGCCGGGGCGACAGAATATTGTTGGGCTAGGGCTTGTGtattatatgtgtatatatgtatatatatatgtgtgtgtgtttaaAAAAAGGATtgtgtatttttaaaaaaaggattgtgtatatattgtgtattgtgtatatatatgtgtgtgtgtttaaAAAAAGGATCGTGTATTTAAAAAAAGGATTGTGtattatatgtgtgtgtgtgtatatatatatatatatatatatatatatatatatactgaaCCCTAGGGTGCAGGATTTTTCATGTGCGACCGGGTTttcgtataaaaaaaaaacattaaaaccCGGTACAATTTTTCTAGGATGCAGGATTTTTCGTGTGCGACCACCGGCTTTTAGTGTAAAAAAAATGCACTAAAACCCGGTGGTCGCACACGAAAAATCCTGCATCCTAAGGTGCAGGTGTTCAttactgtatatatatatatataaattttcatttGCCCAACCAATGATGTCCAACTCATCcacgaccactaaaacccggtagtgggttttagtgatacgaaattttttttttaaaaaaaaactaaaacccgATAGTGGATTTTTGTGATCGGGAACGAGTTGGGCAggaatggttgggcagctgaaaattactctatatatatatacatatacatgtgtgtttaaaaaaaataaaaaaataaaaaaataaaaagcaaagcaaagacaacggattaAAGATAAGTGTTGTCTTAAACTACATAAAATAAtagaaaaagacaacggttataaaataaccgttgtcgtagagcTTAAAAAACACACGCATACACAAtggttttaaaaaccgttgtcgtagaactccaaaaacccgctcatagacaacggataataaaaaccgttgtcgtaggcctaaaaaaacccgctcatagacaacggttaattaaaaccgttgttgtagGCCATATAAAAcgcgctcatagacaacggttttaaaaaaccgttgtcgttgacACATATAAGACAACGGTTCTTAAAAAAACGTTGTTGTTTTTCATTAAAAAGAGACCAATAACAACGGTTTTAGTAAAATCCGTTGTTAAAGACCAAAAGACaacgatttttcaaaaaaaccgttgtcttttaggtGTTGTTGATACCATTATTTGGTGTAgtggcgttagcgctcacgtcctagttgttatcttggacaccctattctacggggtaggtcgcaggatggacggagctggtagttcaaggcaggactagggagcaggagccttgagtagtttattatacagcaggattcgatatagctgtataatgtttacttataagtttttcgatatggttgtatcactacaagtattaagcctggatatattttactaagctgatatgtaatttatggattatgtttccgcacgttttactctgttaagtattttgttgtattaagtttaatgcatgctattagttgccagttagtaggtgattccatgcagggtcactactgATTATAGAGAAagtagaatttaaataaatatatatttgagatataattataaagaaattataatttaaataagtaTATATTTGAGATATAATTATGGAGCAAGTAGAGTAGAGAATTGAGAGCAAATTGTTGTGTCAAAATGATAAAAACTATATACTATTTATAGTTAATTTTAgggtttaaaaaataatttttttaattggcCCCCTAATTTGGGGGCCAAATTGCAATTGAATTAAACCATCAGTAGCCACGGCTACTGATGGTACAATTGCCAACGGCTACAATTTGTAGCCGTTggaaattttctttttctttttttattttttttaatttttggccAGTTCCGGATCCAGTTTTATCCGGATTTGGTTCAGGAACCGGAACCGGAACCGGATGAACCGGTTCATATTTATATTAACCGGTTCAATCCATTAAGTAATGGATTGGTCCCAGTTCCGGGTCCGGTTCCTACTTATCGGATCCGGTTCTGGGTTTATTGGGTCGGGTCTCGTTCGGTTTCGGGCCGAATCGGACCATTAAGCATGCCTAATGCGACTGgttagataaataatatatttggaATGTTAAAAAAACGCTTTACCATGAAAAGTTATTTACTCTAATTAATATAACTTTAATTAATACTAGTATCCAAGCACACGCTTTGCGTGTGTGATATAATATATGAACCTAgcttatgtatttattttattttaaattaaaaatatttgatttgaaaaaaCAAAGATAGCGGGAGAAGATGGTGGGAGATGAACATAGTGGGGTTGAatcgtttgatttgaaaaaacaAAGATAGTGGAAGAAGATGGTGGGAGATGAAGATAGTGGGGTTGAATCATTTTTGTCCATTTTACCCAACAAAAAtgaaaagacaaaaatattttttagggtACAAAAGTAATATTAGAATGATGTCATCATTTTCATATCAAAACAGTTTTTaaaaaatgcaaaaatattataatatagtaaagatataatatttttggataagATCAGTTTAACTTTAAATTTTTAGCGCCAATGCATGATAACTTAACTTCTTGATTGtgtataaataattttatttgaaatgaaaagaaaataatatatatatatatatattttgttgcttcaaatatatatataattattaaataattcgTCTAGAAGGGATTGGAGATCCAGAATCAGGGAGGATGAAAGTTATATATAGGATATTTAAAAAAAGACTTCACCAACAGATCACTAAAGGGTGTATATGTATTTGCATGTATAAAATTGATCGAAACCCCAAAATAAGCTAGGTTATCATGATTGAGCTAacatattgttgttgttgttgttttttttaatatactaACATATTGTTGTTCTAACTTCTATTCTCGAATATTAaagtagtttttatttttatttttattttttaacccCTAaatactatttaattaatggatTTATACTCGCATTCTTGATTTTAGTACACTAATCAAAACCCAAGCTCCTTCACTCTGATTGACACTTGggggaaaaaaagaaagaaagaaataagaAAATCGGCGATTTAAATTATCAACATTAATAGAGAATCATAGATACACAACAATGTAAAACAAAGAAGAAATTTTTATATCCCATAGCTGGAAATTGCAAAAAGTATcctaatttatttgaaattcttgTCTTAATGTTTTCAAGAATCGATGCCATCCCAAAATTACAACAAGAAACTAAGTGATATTAATCCCTATAATAAGTGCGCCATGAATAGTGATGATTCATGGGTTTACATGAGGGTGGGAACATATGGCACCCCGGACCCCTTCACCCACAAATCATCAGTGTATGCTTTCCCTCCGGTGAAGCTATTGGCAATCTGTGGTGTGATCTTCTTGATACCCTTCCACTTAACCCTCTGCGAAAGATTCGACCCGGCTCCATGGTTCTGGTACTCGCCGTAGTAACATGTGTCCAGAGCATAAGTTCCGGCCCATGGAGACCAACCATCGGGAGAGATGAACCCGTCGATGTTGGATTGCATGATGATGGTCCTCGAGTACTCCTTCCATGGGCGTCCCAGGTAGGCTTCCAAGGCGGGCTTTGCGGCCACAAAAGCCGGATCAGCCACGATGTCGCAGCCTTGGAGAACGATGGCTCCGACTCCACGGGGGTCCTTGCGGCCTTGTGCGGTCACCATGCATGCTTGGTTGTTCATCGGCTTGCGGACGATGAGGCGGGTTTTCTGGAAGATGGACAAGGCATCGCCGAAGACGAAGTCGATGGTGCCGGTGATGACGCAGTTGCGGTAGAACTGGCGGTAGGCGTGTGCGTAGAGGGTGTCTTGGTATCCGTCCATGTGTACGTTGTAGAATATGGCCTTGTCTCCGGAGACACGAACGGCCACGGCCTGATGCTTCTCGGGGCCGGCGGTGTTCTCGATCGCGATGTCCTTGGCGATGAAACCTTCTCCGTTCACGGCTGAAAATGTAGGAAAAAAAATGAGACGTTGATTAGCTAGGGGTTTAAATCTTATGGTATCCCATTAACTTCTaacctttttattttattttatatatttcatGCAAATTAATTAAGTAGCTAGAGTACTCACCAAGAGTGGCAGAGTGGAAGGTTTGGGTGCCTTCGGCAAAGTTCTTGTTGCCTGTGATCCTAGTCTTGGTGGGACCCTCTCCGAGCAGCACAACGTTGTTCACCTTCTTGGGGATTATGACAGTTTCCTTGTACAAACCAGCCTTCACAAGAATGACAAAAGTATTGTTATTCTTCTTGGGGATGGCATCAATGGCTGCCTTGATGGTCTTATACGGTGTGCTTCCATCTTGTGACACAACCGCATTCGGCTTGAATGATATGGGAGTTGCGGCAAGGAGCTTTCGTGCCTCAGGGTGCACGAACGAGGGGATCGAATCGTGGTCGGACCCTAGTAGCCGGCGGCTGCTGCCCAAGCTTTCCAAGTTTAAACTAGACAACATGGAGGAGAAATCGGTCACCATGGCGAGGCCGTTGCTTGATAACTCTCCAGCGGTTTTCAACAGCTTCTTCATCTTCTCCGCGGTGTCTCCGGTGGTATTCTCGAACCCATCAATGCAAGTCTCTTGGTATGTGATAGAGGCGCTAAGCCATGTCTTGACATCCTCCACGTACTCGTCCAAATTGCTGACATCGAATTCGCCGAACTTGTCGAACGATCTCTGGAGGTCTTCGATGGAGGTGTGGAGCAAGTCTTGGCAAGTGTCCAAGGCCCCCTTGGTCCTCTCATCGGCGGCCGCGGATTTCAGAAGAGTCGAGTTCGAAATGACCTCTCCGATGTTCTTAACGGCGTAGTTGAATGCCAGCTTGATCAGCTCCTTAGGGTCGGTGGTGTTGGCACCAGAAAGAGATTGTTCACAGGTTTCCTTGTAATCTGTGGGGTTGCAAATGGCTTGCACCGCCTTAGTGGAGGCGCTGATGGCGGACGAGGCGGTGCCGCTGTCTCCGTCTTTCTTGGAGACGCCGACAGTGACGGCAACCACGGCCGCCACCAAGAGGATAGAGGCGAGACCAGCTACGGCcaccttcttcttctttccggAATCGAATCCCATTTTATAAGTTTTCCAAATTTTctctctaatttttttttgtttataaaatttttttattttttatttcagagCTCTGGAGGGGTTTCTAGACTAGTTCCTTTATTCCCCTTGAACTCTGTGGGAtgaatgttatgaaagacaTTGTGTGAGGTATTTATAGTTAAGGAGGCAATGTTCAATACCGTTGTTTCGGTTAGGAAATTTGAGGTGATTCTATAATTAGCAAGACTTTTGGAAATGAAAGGCTATTCGAATTATAGGGAAAGAAATGCGGCGACCATGCATGCAAATTAATTATATGACTTTACTTTAATTAAACTAATTGGAAGGAGAAAATTCAGCATCAATCACAGTTTCCGGAGATCTTATCTTTTTCTCTCGAATTGTGGGTTAAACTATGTAAGCTGgggaaattaataattaaaatgaaTCAATAATATGTTTACTTCTatcgattatttttttatttcacttcTCTGGTTCTTTATTAACTTTTATGTGATTACGTTATTAAATCTTGATTATACTTGTTTTAACGTAAAATAACGTAAAATAGGGCTTATTGCAAGATTACATGCACGATATCTGTAAAAATacccaaacaaaaatacaaagcaataGAAGTCCGATACAAATTTATCATGAGATATCCCTCACTCGATATTGATCAAATCCCAAGCATGTGAAACATGTCACCATATGAGGCTATTTCTAGTAAAAGATTTCGAGTTTGAGAAACTCGGTCTACATGAGATAAGAAAATATCATAATATTGAGAAGTAAGCAAATGGTGAAAGGAGAAGTAAGCAATACAATAATCGGCTTTAGctttcttgtaattttgcaaGAAACGACAATCGCCACTTCCATAGAATCATGAAGGATACAAGATAGTTAACtttatttccatgcatgcttgAAAATGTGTTACAACAAAAATAGTttgctaaaaataaaaacaagagaAGACTTAACTTTATTTCTTGAGTTGCCGAGTTGGCTTCACTAGGTTGTCACAAGATGTCAAGATACGCTGTCTGATTGTGAAAATAAGTTGAGCCCAGGCAAAGTGAACCAAGCAGATTGAAGGACACTGAAATAAGACACCAAACAACAAGACGCAAAAGACccaaagtaataatattttatatttgaaataaataatacagCCTGATGATTTTATCATAAAAGCCCCAAATTCGAATGACAAAATTTTGAGCATGTGGAGCTAATATTCATCTAAACATATAAAtgacataataaaaaaatcagtGAAGACATATCATACTAAATTTCAAATATCTTTGCGTCTAAATTCCAACATGATCTAGCAAAGACATACTCATCCTAGCTATATGGGAACAACTAAAATAAATTCCAGCACGTTTTATTCTTGAGGATGAGGATAGACAAAAGCTAGGACCAAATATGACGTACAAATTCTTttctaaacaattaatcacGAAACCCAAATAATACAATCGAAGTATGGGCCATGCGTTCTGAGTTCCGAACACAGTAAGCTTTTATATCAAACGGTCGTAAAATTGTGAACTGTTTTTCAAATAGGATAAAATCTAACTATATGCTTGAACAATTTTTTCAAGGCCGCATGAGTAGGCAGAAGTATAGGCAAAGTGAGAGTATATGCCTTAATTTGTCATTCTTAAAATAAAacaatcatgaaatacatctagCGTTAGTATAAACTCATCCAATTGGATACCTATTCTGAAGGAGCGAAACCCTTCAgactattaatttaattaaaaagagCTTTGAGAAAAAATGGTATTTATTTATATGGAGAACAATTCATGATCGATGTGTACGAGACCAAATTCTCTTGATAAATttcattagaaataaaattttgataaaaaattATCCTTCTACAACCATGAAGTTTATCGTGAGTTTTAAACATAACTTCAAGAATTTAGAGCAAAATTCTCATAGGCACTAAAAACTCTTATCTCCCATGCAATGAACTACCGTAGCACAATTTATTATTATGAACCATCAGACTAGGTCTTATTGTGCTGACCAAGCAGTGACTAGAGGTTACAAAATCACTTGAGT comes from the Henckelia pumila isolate YLH828 chromosome 1, ASM3356847v2, whole genome shotgun sequence genome and includes:
- the LOC140874933 gene encoding pectinesterase-like, translated to MGFDSGKKKKVAVAGLASILLVAAVVAVTVGVSKKDGDSGTASSAISASTKAVQAICNPTDYKETCEQSLSGANTTDPKELIKLAFNYAVKNIGEVISNSTLLKSAAADERTKGALDTCQDLLHTSIEDLQRSFDKFGEFDVSNLDEYVEDVKTWLSASITYQETCIDGFENTTGDTAEKMKKLLKTAGELSSNGLAMVTDFSSMLSSLNLESLGSSRRLLGSDHDSIPSFVHPEARKLLAATPISFKPNAVVSQDGSTPYKTIKAAIDAIPKKNNNTFVILVKAGLYKETVIIPKKVNNVVLLGEGPTKTRITGNKNFAEGTQTFHSATLAVNGEGFIAKDIAIENTAGPEKHQAVAVRVSGDKAIFYNVHMDGYQDTLYAHAYRQFYRNCVITGTIDFVFGDALSIFQKTRLIVRKPMNNQACMVTAQGRKDPRGVGAIVLQGCDIVADPAFVAAKPALEAYLGRPWKEYSRTIIMQSNIDGFISPDGWSPWAGTYALDTCYYGEYQNHGAGSNLSQRVKWKGIKKITPQIANSFTGGKAYTDDLWVKGSGVPYVPTLM